The Halovulum dunhuangense genome includes the window CCGAGGGGATCATGGCGCCGCTGGTGCCCCAGGCGGCGGCGCTGAAATTCATGGAAACCTGCACCGCCACCCTGGACGGCGTGGCCCTGCGCGTCTCGCGGCTGGGCTACACCGGCGAGGATGGCTACGAGATCTCTGTCCCCGCGGGGCAGGCCGCGGCGCTTGCCCGCCGCCTGCTGGCCCATGAGGGCGTGGAACCCGCGGGCCTTGGCGCGCGCGACAGCCTGCGGCTCGAGGCGGGGCTCTGCCTTTACGGCAACGACATCGACGCGACCACCTCGCCCATCGAGGCGGGGCTGGGCTGGGCGATCCAGAAGCGCCGGCGCGAGGAAGGCGGCTTTCCCGGCGCCGGGCGCATCCTGCGCGAGATCGCGGACGGCCCGGCCCGCAAGCTGGTCGGCCTGCGCCCCGAGGGCCGCGCCCCCGCCCGCGCCGGCACCGAAGTCGCCGACGCCGACGGCCGCATCATCGGCCATGTGACCAGCGGCGGCTTCGGCCCCACCCTGGGCGGCCCCGTGTCCATGGGCTATGTCGAGACGGGCCACGCCGCCCCCGGCACGCCCATATCGCTGATCGTTCGCGGCAAGGCCCTGCCGGGCCATGTCGCATCCCTTCCCTTCGTCCCCCACACCTACAAGCGCTGAGCGGAGCATCCCATGGCGATCTACTACACCGAAGAACACGAATGGCTGGACGTTGACGGCGACATCGCCACCGTCGGCATCACCGAACACGCCGCCGAGCAGCTGGGCGAGGTCGTCTATGTCGAGCTGAAGGAAGTCGGCGAAAGCTTCGACAAGGGCGACGAGATGGGCGTCGTCGAAAGCGTCAAGGCCGCCTCCGAGATCTATGCCCCGGTCACGGGCGAGATCATCGAGGTGAACGACAGCCTGAGCGACGCCCCCGCCCAGGTGAACGACAGCCCCGAAAGCGACGCCTGGTTCTACAAGATCCGCATCTCGGACGAGGCGGAGCTTGAGGAACTGATGGACGAAGCCGCCTACAAGCTGCTGATTTCCTGAGCCGATCCCGGCATCCAGAGGACCGCAATGACCTTCGCCCTGACCGACTACGATCCCTATGATTTCGCCAATCGCCGCCATATCGGGCCCAGTCCGGACGAGATGGCGCAGATGCTGGCCGTGCTCGGGGTGGACAGCCTCGATGCGCTGATCGCGGAAACCGTGCCCGCCGGCATCCGCCAGGAACAGGCCCTCGATTTCGGCGCGCCGCTGTCCGAACGGGACATGCTGCACCGGATGCGGACGGTCGCCAGGAAGAACAAGGTCCTCACCTCGCTGATCGGCATGGGCTACCACGCCACGCTCACGCCGCCCGTGATCCTGCGCAACATCCTGGAAAACCCCGCCTGGTACACCGCCTACACGCCCTACCAGCCGGAAATCAGCCAGGGCCGGCTCGAGGCGCTCCTCAACTTCCAGACCATGATCTCGGACCTGACCGGGCTCGACATCGCCAACGCCTCGCTGCTGGACGAGGCGACGGCCGCGGCCGAGGCGATGACCATGGCCCAGCGCGGCGCCAAGTCCAAGGCTGCGGGCTTCTTCATCGACCAGAACTGCCACCCGCAGACCATCGCCGTGATCCGGACCCGCGCGGAACCCCTGGGCATCGAGACAATCGTCGGCGACCCGTTCCGCGATCTCGACCCCGAGGCGGTGTTCGCCGCGATCTTCCAGTATCCCGGCACCTACGGCCATGTGCACGACTTCACCGAGGTGATCGAAAAGCTGCACGCCGCCAGGGCGCTCGGCATCATCGCCGCCGACCCGCTCGCGCTGTGCCTGCTGAAAAGCCCCGGAGAGATGGACGCCGACATCGCCATCGGCTCTACCCAGCGTTTCGGCGTGCCGATGGGCTTCGGCGGCCCGCACGCCGCCTACATGGCCTGCAAGGACGCCTTCAAGCGCGCCATGCCGGGCCGGCTGATCGGCGTGTCGATCGACGCGCGCGGCAACAAGGCCTATCGCCTGAGCCTCCAGACCCGCGAGCAGCATATCCGCCGCGAAAAGGCCACCTCGAACGTCTGCACCGCGCAGGCGCTGCTGGCCGTGATGGCCTCCATGTACGGCGTCTATTACGGCCCCGACGGGCTTAAGGCGATCGCCCAGAGCATCCACCGCAAGACGGTGCGCCTGGTCCGGGGCCTG containing:
- the gcvT gene encoding glycine cleavage system aminomethyltransferase GcvT; the protein is MTQRTPLYELHLELGARMVAFAGWEMPVSYPLGVMGEHAAARGKAALFDVSHMAQVELRGDGAARALEALVPASIAALPEGKARYTFFTDAQGGILDDLIVSNAGDHLYMVVNAARRDHDIPYMRANVPAPIEIIERTDLALIALQGPLAEGIMAPLVPQAAALKFMETCTATLDGVALRVSRLGYTGEDGYEISVPAGQAAALARRLLAHEGVEPAGLGARDSLRLEAGLCLYGNDIDATTSPIEAGLGWAIQKRRREEGGFPGAGRILREIADGPARKLVGLRPEGRAPARAGTEVADADGRIIGHVTSGGFGPTLGGPVSMGYVETGHAAPGTPISLIVRGKALPGHVASLPFVPHTYKR
- the gcvH gene encoding glycine cleavage system protein GcvH — its product is MAIYYTEEHEWLDVDGDIATVGITEHAAEQLGEVVYVELKEVGESFDKGDEMGVVESVKAASEIYAPVTGEIIEVNDSLSDAPAQVNDSPESDAWFYKIRISDEAELEELMDEAAYKLLIS